One Felis catus isolate Fca126 chromosome D1, F.catus_Fca126_mat1.0, whole genome shotgun sequence DNA segment encodes these proteins:
- the LOC101095434 gene encoding olfactory receptor 52H1-like — protein sequence MRHIQSKTIMTTFNLSSFNSGPFILLGIPGLEEFHVWIGIPFFIIYLVALAGNSVLLYLISMERSLHQPMFFFLSMLAATDLILSNTCVPKTFSIFWLGPQEITFSGCLTQMFFLHYSFAMDSAILLAMAFDRYVAVCFPLRYTTILTRQIITKIVMAIVSRSFCIIFPCVFLLKRLPFCRTLIIPHTYCEHIGIAQLACADISINIWYGFAVPVMTVTSDLILIGISYTLILRAIFNLPSRDARQKALNTCGSHVCVILIFYTPAMFSVLTHRFGHNIPHSFHILTANLYVAIPPALNPIIYGVKTKQIREKIILPFFPKGNH from the coding sequence atGAGACACATCCAGTCCAAGACCATAATGACCACATTCAACTTGAGCAGCTTCAATTCAGGCCCTTTCATCCTACTGGGAATCCCAGGGCTGGAGGAGTTCCATGTCTGGATCGGGATTCCTTTTTTCATTATCTACCTTGTGGCCCTTGCAGGCAACAGCGTCCTTCTCTACCTTATTTCCATGGAACGCAGCCTTCATCAGCCcatgttctttttcctctccatgCTGGCTGCTACAGATCTCATCCTATCTAATACATGTGTACCCAAAACATTCAGCATCTTCTGGCTAGGTCCTCAGGAAATCACCTTTTCTGGATGCCTTACTCAAATGTTCTTTCTCCACTATAGCTTTGCCATGGATTCTGCCATCCTGTTAGCCATGGCATTTGATCGCTATGTTGCTGTTTGCTTCCCCCTAAGATATACCACTATTCTTACCCGTCAGATTATTACTAAAATTGTAATGGCTATTGTTAGCAGGAGCTTTTGCATCATCTTCCCATGTGTGTTCCTATTAAAACGACTACCTTTTTGCCGAACACTCATCATCCCCCACACGTACTGTGAGCACATAGGCATAGCCCAGCTTGCCTGTGCGGACATCTCCATCAACATCTGGTATGGCTTTGCTGTGCCTGTAATGACTGTTACATCAGACCTGATCCTCATTGGCATCTCCTACACTCTCATCCTTCGTGCCATCTTTAATCTTCCATCCCGAGATGCCCGCCAGAAAGCCCTCAACACCTGTGGTTCCCATGTTTGTGTCATTCTTATATTCTACACACCAGCAATGTTCTCTGTCCTCACCCACCGTTTTGGTCACAATATTCCTCACTCCTTCCACATACTGACTGCCAACCTCTACGTGGCCATCCCTCCTGCACTCAATCCAATCATCTACGGGGTGAAGACCAAGCAGATTCGGGAAAAAATCATCCTACCCTTCTTCCCTAAAGGGAACCATTGA
- the LOC101095678 gene encoding olfactory receptor 52D1-like codes for MLSTSVINNTAFHPSTFILLGIPGMQDQHVWAAIPFCSMYILALVGNGTILYIVMTNRTLHEPMYLFLCLLSITDLVLCSTTLPKMLTIFWFRSHIISYHGCLTQMFFVHTIFATESAVLLAMAFDRYVAICHPLHYTSILNATVIGKIGLACVVRGLIFVFPFVILIKRLPFCGHHIIPHTYCEHMGIAKLACASIKPNTIYGLTVALSVTGMDVVLITTSYGLILRAVLRLPSKDAQFRAFSTCGAHICVILVFYVPAFFSFFTHRFGHQVPPHVHIVLANLYLLVPPVLNPLVYGINTKQIRLRIFGFFMGRR; via the coding sequence ATGCTGTCCACATCTGTCATCAATAACACTGCCTTTCATCCTTCCACATTTATTCTACTTGGAATCCCTGGAATGCAAGATCAGCATGTGTGGGCTGCCATCCCCTTCTGCTCCATGTATATCCTTGCTCTGGTTGGCAATGGCACCATCCTCTACATCGTCATGACAAATAGAACTCTACATGAGCCAATGTACCTCTTCCTGTGCCTGCTTTCTATCACTGACCTGGTTCTCTGTTCGACCACATTgcccaaaatgttaacaatattttGGTTTAGGTCCCACATAATTTCCTACCATGGCTGCCTCACCCAGATGTTTTTTGTTCACACTATTTTTGCCACAGAGTCGGCTGTTCTACTGGCCATGGCTTTTGACCGCTATGTGGCTATCTGCCATCCACTTCATTATACATCCATCCTCAATGCCACAGTGATTGGGAAGATTGGTCTGGCATGTGTGGTCCGTGGCCTTatctttgttttcccctttgtCATCCTCATCAAACGTTTACCCTTCTGTGGACACCACATCATCCCCCACACTTACTGTGAGCACATGGGCATTGCCAAGCTCGCCTGTGCCAGCATCAAGCCCAACACCATTTATGGACTCACTGTGGCACTTTCAGTCACTGGCATGGATGTGGTCCTCATCACCACCTCCTACGGCTTGATCCTGCGGGCTGTGCTGCGCCTGCCCTCCAAGGATGCCCAATTCCGAGCATTTAGCACTTGTGGAGCCCATATTTGTGTGATTCTGGTTTTCTATGTACCtgccttcttttcatttttcacccACCGCTTTGGCCACCAAGTACCTCCTCATGTCCACATTGTACTTGCAAATCTCTATCTCCTCGTGCCCCCTGTTCTTAACCCCCTGGTCTATGGCATCAATACCAAACAAATCCGCCTAAGAATATTTGGCTTTTTTATGGGAAGGAGGTAG